One window from the genome of Montipora foliosa isolate CH-2021 chromosome 5, ASM3666993v2, whole genome shotgun sequence encodes:
- the LOC138003013 gene encoding neurogenin-1-like, protein MDDIFSGGFYTDALFNEDFMDDSFGLQNRPIQTTFAELPMSSFVKIRESDFPTTSSTMQPCQLTTYSCAEKASRDCTTPKVMQSADGLKTTAAMKDVEDLCLAGNIMNDTWNPNVAYSASHSGQTRGQPLKKMRRLRANDRERRRMRSLNRALESLKKCLPVPQSKRRVTKLEILRIACNYIRSLSDTLSEDSRSSDGPARGKKSRSRGIVSDPVVNGFSVAQRLEILSGNNANRI, encoded by the coding sequence ATGGATGACATATTTTCTGGCGGATTTTATACGGATGCACTTTTTAACGAAGACTTTATGGACGACAGCTTTGGTCTTCAAAACCGTCCCATCCAAACTACTTTTGCAGAGCTTCCCATGAgttcttttgttaaaatcaGAGAAAGTGATTTTCCCACAACATCAAGCACAATGCAACCTTGCCAACTAACCACATATTCTTGCGCGGAGAAAGCCAGCCGAGACTGCACTACGCCTAAGGTCATGCAGAGTGCCGACGGCTTGAAAACAACGGCTGCAATGAAAGACGTAGAAGACTTATGCTTGGCAGGTAACATCATGAACGACACGTGGAACCCAAACGTTGCATACAGCGCATCACACTCTGGACAAACTCGAGGACAACCATTAAAAAAGATGCGACGCCTTCGAGCAAACGATCGCGAACGTCGTCGAATGCGTTCTCTGAACAGAGCTCTAGAAAGTCTTAAGAAATGTCTTCCAGTACCACAGAGTAAAAGACGCGTTACCAAGTTGGAAATTCTTCGAATTGCTTGTAATTATATACGTTCACTTTCCGACACGCTCAGCGAAGACTCTCGAAGTAGTGATGGCCCTGCTCGAGGTAAAAAGTCGCGATCCCGAGGAATCGTTAGTGACCCTGTTGTCAATGGATTTTCAGTGGCTCAGAGGTTAGAGATTCTATCTGGAAATAACGCCAATCGAATTTAA